From Apium graveolens cultivar Ventura chromosome 9, ASM990537v1, whole genome shotgun sequence, the proteins below share one genomic window:
- the LOC141686135 gene encoding linoleate 13S-lipoxygenase 3-1, chloroplastic-like has translation MGKKKPRTLISKKTVTEGGGEKNEEKQLEVKQLIPEKQTDVKQLIPEKQLDVAHPTDDPGEDGKKVDSDVPQETVSSTESRKRNIGATRGVCAMHKLHLKLTFLDRIATRTIFFLTSVGTLKPIAIELSLPANGPDSESKCVITPPVDATSNWMWQLAKPHVCSNDSGVHQLANYWLRTHACMEPFILSAHRQLSAMHPIYKLLEPRMRYTLVINAIARQTLISVDGVIESCLTPGCYCMEISASAYKNWRFDLEGLPADLIRRGMAEPDPTKPHGLKLLIEDYPYAADGLLIWDAIESWVSTYMKRYYTESSIICNDKELQAWYTESINVGHAHLRHESWWPKLATPEDLTSVLTPLIWLA, from the exons ATGGGGAAGAAGAAACCCAGAACACTGATATCTAAAAAAACAGTGACAGAGGGGGGCGGtgagaaaaatgaagaaaagcaACTGGAAGTGAAGCAATTGATACCTGAAAAGCAAACGGATGTGAAGCAATTGATACCAGAAAAGCAACTGGATGTCGCACATCCTACAGATGACCCTGGAGAAGATGGAAAAAAGGTAGACTCTGATGTTCCACAAGAGACGGTTTCAAGTACAGAATCTAGGAAAAGAAATATTGGAGCAACACGTGGTGTTTGTGCTATGCACAAG TTGCACTTGAAGCTAACATTTCTTGATCGGATTGCGACGCGTACCATATTTTTCCTAACTTCAGTAGGCACTCTTAAGCCTATAGCCATTGAGCTTAGCCTCCCTGCAAATGGACCTGATTCAGAATCAAAGTGTGTGATTACACCTCCAGTTGATGCCACTAGCAACTGGATGTGGCAGCTTGCAAAACCCCATGTTTGCTCCAATGATTCTGGAGTTCATCAACTTGCCAACTATTG GTTGCGTACACATGCGTGCATGGAGCCCTTTATACTGTCTGCACATAGGCAATTAAGCGCAATGCACCCCATATATAAGCTGCTAGAACCACGCATGAGATACACTCTTGTTATAAATGCTATAGCTCGCCAGACTCTTATTAGTGTTGATGGTGTTATCGAGTCTTGTTTAACTCCTGGGTGTTACTGCATGGAGATCAGTGCCTCTGCCTATAAGAATTGGCGCTTTGATTTAGAGGGTCTTCCAGCCGATTTAATCAGAAG GGGAATGGCAGAACCAGACCCAACAAAACCACATGGTTTAAAACTCCTTATTGAGGACTACCCATATGCTGCTGATGGGCTTCTAATCTGGGATGCCATTGAGAGCTGGGTAAGTACATACATGAAACGTTACTACACAGAATCGAGTATAATCTGCAATGACAAAGAGCTCCAAGCCTGGTACACTGAATCCATAAATGTCGGCCATGCTCATTTGCGCCATGAAAGCTGGTGGCCCAAATTAGCCACCCCTGAAGATCTCACTTCAGTTCTTACCCCCCTCATCTGGCTTGCTTAG